CGCCTGGACGCCATCGGTCACGGCCAGCTGGAAAGGGGATTTCCCAGCTTTCTTCTCGACTTTGAAAACGCCATTGCCTCCGGCCGGCTGCATGCCTCCATGGAGACGATTCCGCCCAACCTTCCCCTTCAGCTCGACCTGCTCATCACCATGATCAACCTACGCCTGGGCGCTCCTCTTGTTTCCCGGCGCCTTCTGGAAACCATTGAAGATTTCGGAAAGGGAATTGGTCATCTGCCCGGCGTTACCACCGCGATGCTGGCGGCCCGCTACGATGCGGCCTGGCAGCAATACGCAAAACCTTTCTTTGAGCAGCATCCCCACTTTCTTGAGAACTATCTCATCAATCAGGTCTACCGGAATCTCTTCCCCTTCGGAGAAGAGCTTTTTAGGCCAGGTGCCATTCAGGAGCCCGCCAAACACTTTGCGCGCCTGGCAATCCACTACTCTCTCATCAAGGGAGTCTTGATCGGCGTGGCAGGGTGCTATCAGAAGAACTTCAGCCTTGAGATCGCGGTCAAAACAGTTCAGTCGCTTTACAGGAATTTTGAGCATCACGCGAAATTCCTCGACGACATTCAGATGCTCCTGGCCGAGCGCGGTTTAGACAACGCCTATGGGCTGACGATGCTGCTGCGCAATTGAGCCTCCGTATAATCCCGCAGCTCTTCCATCCTCGATATACTCATCTGTCTGCTTCCGTCCGAACCGGAGCAGGGCACACATCACCACATCTGGAGCGCCCATGCCCTCACCTGCCGTCGATTACGCCCGCCAGCACCAGTCCCGCTTTCTTGACGAACTCAAGGATCTGCTGCGCATCCCCTCGGTCTCCACGCTGCCCGAGCACAAGGCCGACGTTCGCCGCGCCGCCGAGTGGCTTGCCGCCGAGCTCACGCGCATCGGCATGCAGCACGTCGAGGTCATCGACACGCCCGGCCATCCGCTCGTCTATGCCGACTGGCTCCACGCCGCCGGCAAGCCCACCTGCCTCGCCTACGGCCACTATGACGTGCAGCCCGCAGACCCGCTCGATGAATGGAAGACCCCACCCTTCGAGCCCACCGAGCGCGACGGCAACCTCTACGCGCGCGGAGCCGTCGATGACAAAGGCCAGATGTACATGCACGTCAAAGCCCTCGAATCCCTCCTGGCCACCTCCGGCGGCAAGCTGCCCATCAACATTCGTGTGCTGCTCGAGGGCGAAGAAGAAGTCGGCGGCGAGCAGATCGCGGCCTTCGTGCAGCGCCACCCCGAGCGCCTTCAGTCAGACTTTGCGCTCATCTCTGACACCGAGCTCTTCGCCGCCGACCTGCCCACCCTCTGCGTCGGCCTGCGCGGCATGATCTACACCGAAATCGAAGTCCGCGGAGCCATGACCGACCTTCACTCCGGCATGTACGGCGGAGCCGCGCCCAACCCCTTCGTCGCCCTCTGCCAGATCATCGCCCAGCTCAAGGACGCCAACGGCCGCGTCCAGGTCCCCGGCTTCTATGACCGCGTCGAGGCCCCCACCCCCGACGAACTCGCCGCCTGGAAGTCGCTGCCCTTCGACGAGGAGCACTACCGCAAGAGCGAAATCGGCTCACCCACCCTCACCGGCGAACCCGGCTACGGCGTCCTTGAGCGCACCTGGGCTCGCCCCACACTCGACGTCCACGGCATGCCCGGCGGCTTCACTGGCGCCGGAGCCAAGACCGTCATTCCCGCCAAGGCCACTGCCAAGGTCTCCATGCGCCTTGTCCCGGCCATGACCGCCGAAGACACCTTCGCCAAATACAAAAAGTTTGTTGAATCCCTCTGCCCGGCCGGAGTCACCGTCGAGGTCCGCCTCATCCATCAGGGCGAGGCGATGGTCATCGATACCGCGAATCCTTATATAGAGGCCGCCACCCGCGCCCTCAAAGAAATCTGGGGCAAAGACACCGTCTTCATCCGTTCCGGCGGTTCCATCCCCATCGTCGGGGACTTCAAGCGATACTTGAAGTTGCCCTCCGTAATGATGGGATTCGGCTTGCCCGACGACAACCTCCACGCCCCCAACGAAAAGTTCCACATCGCCAACTTCCATCGCGGCATCGAGTCCATCATCCGCTTCTGGGAAGAGACCGCAAAGTAGGGAACTGGCGCCCGCCAAGAGCCTCGGAGACCACATATCCGTATCAGGGCACGGCTTCAGCCGTGCCGCTGACGGCTCTTGGAATGAGGGCTTCAGGCCCTGCAAGGGTGCCCCGGGTCCGTCCCTTCGGACCCGGGACCAACAACTTCTCACCGTGTCATCCCTACCAAAGCTCCGGCCCTAATCCCTTATCATCCCGACCGAACGAAGTGAGCGGAGGGACCTGCATTCTCCCGCGTCCGGCCATACCCCCTCCAGGAACTGCGCGCATGTATCAGGGCACGGCTTTAGCCGTGCCGTTAACTGCTCTTAGAATGAGGGCTTCAGCCCCTGCAAGCACCCCATTCAAGTATCATTCTGGCTTGCGTAGGGCCTTCCTCCTATCTCTTTCCCCATCGAGCTTCTCTCAAAAGCAGGCATCATCTGATCCGCAAACTGAGCTAAAATGATCCCATGCGGCCCGCTCCAAAAGGCCGCCGCGAGGCACCCATCATGGTCAAGCCCGATCAAATCGCCGAAGTCATGGGCGGCACCGCCATCCTCGGCCACACCATACACTCTCTCCGCGACCTCGAACTCACCGTCTCCACCGGCCTTCCCAAGCGGGCCCTGCGCCTCGCCGTCGAGCGCGTCTACCCGGCTCGCAGCGACGCCCGCCGCGCCCTGTTTCGTGTCGTGCCCGAGGCCACCTACAAGCGCCGCACCCGTCTTTCTCCTGCCGAGAGTGAGCGCACCGAGCGCCTTGCCCGCGTCATCGCCGCCGCGGAGCACGTCTGGGGCGCCCGCGACTCGGCCCGCGAATGGCTCACCCGCCCGCATCCCGAGCTGGGCGACCGCACCCCGCTCGACGCCGCGCTCAGCGAAGTCGGCGCGCGCCAGGTCGAGGAACTGCTTGACCGCATCCTCTACGGCATCCCCGCCTGATGCAGGCTTACCGCATCGCCGACCGCCGCTACCCGCTGCTCGATGGCATGGGCGCGGCACGCATCGGCGGCCGCTGGAACTCCCCCGGCCATCCCGTCATCTATGCCGCCCAAACCTACTCCGGTGCTCTACTCGAAATCCTGGTCCACGCCAATCTCAACCGTCTGCCGCCCACGCAGGTCGCTGTCGAGCTGACCATCCCTGACACACTCCCCATCGAGCGCCTCGCCCCTGCCGATCTGCCCGGCTGGGACGCCCCCAACCTCGCCGCCAGCCGCAAGTTCGGTGACCGCTGGCTGCAGGAGCAGCGTACCGCCGTCCTCATGGTGCCAGCCCTCGTCACCCACGGCCACGAGCACAACGTGCTGCTCAACCCCGCT
The DNA window shown above is from Acidobacterium capsulatum ATCC 51196 and carries:
- the fliB gene encoding flagellin lysine-N-methylase codes for the protein MLPEEVRLRAVHFSQPEYARRFQCIGSSCEEDCCSGWQVTVDKPSYDRFKAIDDDELRPIFEQHLQPLTEQQKQQHPSVFAIIQMLPSGACPFLSTERLCSIQLKRGPESLCKTCATFPRMPRVIDEKHETALSLSCPEAARIVLLEEDLQISSPDSTPLLWDDQAPPAPEVRNYFWHIREFTIQLLRNRSYLLWQRLFLLGTFARRLDAIGHGQLERGFPSFLLDFENAIASGRLHASMETIPPNLPLQLDLLITMINLRLGAPLVSRRLLETIEDFGKGIGHLPGVTTAMLAARYDAAWQQYAKPFFEQHPHFLENYLINQVYRNLFPFGEELFRPGAIQEPAKHFARLAIHYSLIKGVLIGVAGCYQKNFSLEIAVKTVQSLYRNFEHHAKFLDDIQMLLAERGLDNAYGLTMLLRN
- a CDS encoding dipeptidase, with amino-acid sequence MPSPAVDYARQHQSRFLDELKDLLRIPSVSTLPEHKADVRRAAEWLAAELTRIGMQHVEVIDTPGHPLVYADWLHAAGKPTCLAYGHYDVQPADPLDEWKTPPFEPTERDGNLYARGAVDDKGQMYMHVKALESLLATSGGKLPINIRVLLEGEEEVGGEQIAAFVQRHPERLQSDFALISDTELFAADLPTLCVGLRGMIYTEIEVRGAMTDLHSGMYGGAAPNPFVALCQIIAQLKDANGRVQVPGFYDRVEAPTPDELAAWKSLPFDEEHYRKSEIGSPTLTGEPGYGVLERTWARPTLDVHGMPGGFTGAGAKTVIPAKATAKVSMRLVPAMTAEDTFAKYKKFVESLCPAGVTVEVRLIHQGEAMVIDTANPYIEAATRALKEIWGKDTVFIRSGGSIPIVGDFKRYLKLPSVMMGFGLPDDNLHAPNEKFHIANFHRGIESIIRFWEETAK
- a CDS encoding antitoxin Xre/MbcA/ParS toxin-binding domain-containing protein gives rise to the protein MVKPDQIAEVMGGTAILGHTIHSLRDLELTVSTGLPKRALRLAVERVYPARSDARRALFRVVPEATYKRRTRLSPAESERTERLARVIAAAEHVWGARDSAREWLTRPHPELGDRTPLDAALSEVGARQVEELLDRILYGIPA
- a CDS encoding RES family NAD+ phosphorylase — translated: MQAYRIADRRYPLLDGMGAARIGGRWNSPGHPVIYAAQTYSGALLEILVHANLNRLPPTQVAVELTIPDTLPIERLAPADLPGWDAPNLAASRKFGDRWLQEQRTAVLMVPALVTHGHEHNVLLNPAHSDFARITASPPQEVAWDDRLFHRK